One part of the Streptomyces nigra genome encodes these proteins:
- a CDS encoding ATP-dependent Clp protease ATP-binding subunit, with amino-acid sequence MTSGFSGPDDYDPFGEFLARFFGGPRPGPRQIDIGRLLSQPARELVRGAAQYAAEHGSRDLDTQHLLRAALSAEPTRSLLSRAGADPDSLATEIDERSGPVQHPPGETPPPTSLSLTPAAKRALLDAHDLARTRGHGYIGPEHVLSALAANPDSAAGHILNEARFAPSGRMSPDSPEAAPPRPGPDQRPRVDTGTPTLDKYGRDLTDLARQGRIDPVIGRDEEIEQTVEVLSRRGKNNPVLIGDAGVGKTAIVEGLAQRITDGDVPDVLNGRRVIALDLTGVVAGTRYRGDFEERLTTIVDEIRANSDRLIVFIDELHTVVGAGGGGEGGAMDAGNILKPALARGELHIVGATTLEEYRRIEKDAALSRRFQPILVPEPTTADAIEILRGLRDRYEAHHQVRYSDEALVAAVELSDRYLTDRRLPDKAIDLIDQAGARVRLRSRTKGTDVRAMEREVEQLTWDKDQAVADEQYEQATHLRDRIVEVKQRIADAGGDAEVDEGMHLTVTPENIAEVVSRQTGIPVSSLTEEEKDRLLGLEEHLHQRVVGQDEAVRVVSDAVLRSRAGLASPDRPIGSFLFLGPTGVGKTELARALAEALFGSEDRMVRLDMSEYQERHTVSRLIGAPPGYVGHEEAGQLTEVVRRHPYSLLLLDEIEKAHPDVFNILLQVLDDGRLTDSQGRTVDFTNAVIVMTSNLGSEAISRGGTGIGFGSGDGQADEDARTERILRPLRQQFRPEFLNRIDEIVVFRQLTTEQLKSITNLMLDKTRRMLNAQGVEVDFTDAAVDWLSERGYQPEYGARPLRRTIQREVDNQLSRLLLDGRVGEGGRVTVDVEDGRLAFRTEELPPAPEL; translated from the coding sequence ATGACCAGTGGCTTCAGTGGTCCGGACGACTACGACCCCTTCGGAGAATTCCTCGCCCGCTTCTTCGGCGGACCGCGCCCAGGCCCCCGCCAGATCGACATCGGACGGCTGCTCAGCCAGCCGGCCAGGGAGCTGGTGAGGGGCGCCGCCCAGTACGCGGCCGAGCACGGCAGCCGGGACCTGGACACCCAGCACCTGCTGCGGGCCGCCCTGTCCGCCGAGCCGACCCGGAGTCTGCTCAGCCGGGCGGGCGCGGACCCCGACTCCCTCGCCACCGAGATCGACGAGCGCTCGGGCCCCGTCCAGCATCCGCCGGGCGAGACCCCGCCGCCCACGTCGCTCTCCCTCACCCCGGCCGCCAAGCGGGCGCTGCTGGACGCGCACGATCTGGCCCGCACCCGCGGCCACGGCTACATCGGCCCGGAGCACGTCCTCAGCGCGCTCGCCGCGAACCCCGACTCGGCCGCCGGGCACATCCTCAACGAGGCCCGTTTCGCGCCGTCCGGCCGGATGTCCCCCGACTCCCCGGAGGCGGCTCCGCCCCGGCCCGGGCCCGACCAGCGGCCGCGCGTCGACACCGGGACGCCCACCCTCGACAAGTACGGCCGTGATCTGACCGACCTCGCCCGGCAGGGCCGGATCGACCCGGTCATCGGCCGTGACGAGGAGATCGAGCAGACCGTGGAGGTGCTCTCGCGGCGCGGCAAGAACAACCCGGTGCTCATCGGCGACGCCGGTGTCGGCAAGACAGCGATCGTGGAGGGCCTGGCGCAGCGGATCACCGACGGGGACGTCCCGGACGTGCTCAACGGCCGCCGGGTCATCGCCCTGGACCTGACCGGTGTGGTGGCGGGCACCCGCTACCGGGGCGACTTCGAGGAGCGCCTCACCACCATCGTGGACGAGATCCGCGCCAACTCCGACCGGCTGATCGTGTTCATCGACGAGCTGCACACCGTCGTCGGCGCCGGGGGCGGCGGCGAGGGCGGCGCCATGGACGCGGGCAACATCCTCAAGCCCGCACTGGCCCGCGGCGAGCTGCACATCGTCGGCGCCACCACGCTGGAGGAGTACCGCAGGATCGAGAAGGACGCGGCGCTCTCCCGCCGCTTCCAGCCCATCCTCGTGCCCGAGCCCACCACGGCCGACGCCATCGAGATCCTGCGCGGCCTGCGCGACCGCTACGAGGCGCACCACCAGGTCCGCTACAGCGACGAGGCGCTCGTCGCCGCCGTGGAGCTGTCCGACCGGTATCTCACCGACCGCAGACTGCCCGACAAGGCGATCGACCTGATCGACCAGGCCGGCGCCCGGGTCCGGCTCCGCTCGCGGACCAAGGGCACGGACGTACGGGCCATGGAGCGCGAGGTCGAGCAGCTGACCTGGGACAAGGACCAGGCCGTCGCCGACGAGCAGTACGAGCAGGCGACCCATCTGCGGGACCGTATCGTCGAGGTGAAGCAGCGCATCGCGGACGCCGGCGGCGACGCCGAGGTCGACGAGGGCATGCATCTGACGGTCACCCCGGAGAACATCGCCGAGGTCGTGTCCCGGCAGACCGGCATCCCGGTGAGCAGTCTCACCGAGGAGGAGAAGGACCGGCTGCTCGGCCTGGAGGAGCATCTGCACCAGCGGGTGGTCGGCCAGGACGAGGCGGTGCGCGTGGTCTCCGACGCGGTGCTGCGCTCACGGGCCGGACTCGCCAGCCCCGACCGGCCGATCGGCAGCTTCCTGTTCCTCGGCCCGACGGGCGTCGGCAAGACCGAGCTGGCCCGGGCGCTCGCCGAGGCGCTGTTCGGCAGCGAGGACCGCATGGTCCGCCTCGACATGAGCGAGTACCAGGAGCGGCACACCGTCAGCCGGCTGATCGGCGCCCCGCCCGGATACGTCGGGCACGAGGAGGCCGGACAGCTCACCGAGGTGGTGCGGCGGCACCCGTACTCGCTGCTGCTGCTCGACGAGATCGAGAAGGCCCACCCGGACGTCTTCAACATCCTGCTCCAGGTGCTGGACGACGGCCGGCTCACCGACTCGCAGGGCCGCACGGTGGACTTCACCAACGCGGTCATCGTGATGACCAGCAACCTCGGCTCGGAGGCGATCAGCAGGGGCGGCACCGGCATCGGCTTCGGCTCGGGCGACGGGCAGGCCGACGAGGACGCCCGCACCGAGCGCATCCTGCGCCCGCTGCGCCAGCAGTTCCGGCCCGAGTTCCTCAACCGGATCGACGAGATCGTCGTCTTCCGCCAGCTCACCACCGAGCAGCTGAAGAGCATCACCAACCTGATGCTGGACAAGACCCGCCGGATGCTGAACGCCCAGGGCGTCGAGGTCGACTTCACCGACGCGGCCGTGGACTGGCTGTCCGAGCGCGGCTACCAGCCCGAGTACGGCGCCCGCCCGCTGCGCCGCACCATCCAGCGGGAGGTCGACAACCAGCTCTCCCGGCTGCTCCTGGACGGCCGGGTCGGCGAGGGCGGCCGGGTCACCGTGGACGTGGAGGACGGACGGCTCGCCTTCCGTACGGAAGAGCTGCCGCCCGCCCCCGAGTTGTGA
- the ggt gene encoding gamma-glutamyltransferase, producing the protein MRRPVARKLSVLAVSAAVLSVGAAAPPGGGAARPVEKVPVAAGYGGAVSSVDPDATAAGIEILRKGGNAVDAAVATAAALGVTEPYSAGIGGGGYFVLYDAKSRSVRTLDGRETAPLSADSGLFVENGSAIPFAEAVSSGLSVGTPGTAATWQKALDAWGSERLGTVLKPAERLARDGFTVDETFRSQTAANETRFRYFPDTAKLFLPNGRLPVVGSTFKNPDLARTYAELARKGVGELYRGDLARDIVRTVNTPPVDARSGWNARPGDLTAKDLARYRVRAQAPSKATYRGLGVYSMAPSSSGGTTVGEALNILENTDLSRASDTRYLHRFIEASRVAFADRGRWVGDPAFEDVPTKELLSQRYADSRACLIKDDAVLTSPVAPGDPRHPAACDARGTAAPTTYEGDSTTHLTVADQWGNVVSYTLTIEQTGGSGITVPKRGFLLNNELTDFSFTPASPAVHDPNLPGPGKRPRSSMSPTIVLDRHGKPVVAVGSPGGATIITTVLQTLTGFLDRGLPLVDAIAAPRASQRNAATTELEPGLYDSPLRARLEAIGHGFRLNPEIGAATGVQRLPDGRWLAAAEKVRRGGGSAMVVRPAR; encoded by the coding sequence ATGCGTCGCCCTGTCGCACGGAAACTGTCGGTCCTGGCGGTCTCGGCCGCCGTGCTGTCGGTGGGAGCCGCGGCTCCGCCCGGCGGCGGCGCCGCGCGGCCCGTGGAGAAGGTGCCCGTGGCCGCCGGATACGGGGGAGCGGTGTCCAGCGTCGACCCGGACGCCACCGCCGCCGGTATCGAGATCCTGCGCAAGGGCGGCAACGCGGTCGACGCGGCCGTCGCCACCGCCGCCGCGCTCGGTGTCACCGAGCCGTACTCGGCCGGCATCGGCGGAGGCGGCTACTTCGTCCTCTACGACGCCAAGTCCCGTTCCGTGCGCACCCTGGACGGCCGGGAGACCGCGCCGCTCAGCGCCGACTCGGGGCTGTTCGTGGAGAACGGCTCCGCGATCCCCTTCGCCGAGGCCGTCAGCAGCGGACTGAGTGTCGGCACCCCCGGCACGGCCGCCACCTGGCAGAAGGCGCTGGACGCCTGGGGCAGCGAGCGGCTCGGCACGGTGCTGAAGCCGGCCGAGCGACTGGCCCGCGACGGCTTCACCGTCGACGAGACGTTCCGTTCGCAGACCGCCGCCAACGAGACCCGGTTCCGCTACTTCCCGGACACCGCGAAGCTGTTCCTGCCGAACGGCCGGCTGCCCGTCGTCGGCTCCACCTTCAAGAACCCCGATCTCGCCCGCACCTACGCCGAGCTGGCCCGCAAGGGCGTCGGCGAGCTGTACCGCGGCGACCTCGCGCGGGACATCGTGCGGACGGTGAACACACCGCCTGTGGACGCCCGTTCCGGCTGGAACGCCCGGCCCGGCGACCTCACCGCCAAGGACCTCGCGCGCTACCGCGTCCGGGCGCAGGCGCCGTCGAAGGCCACCTACCGCGGGCTCGGCGTCTACTCCATGGCGCCGTCCTCCTCGGGCGGCACGACCGTCGGCGAGGCCCTCAACATCCTGGAGAACACCGACCTCTCCCGGGCGAGCGACACCCGCTATCTGCACCGGTTCATCGAGGCCAGCCGGGTCGCCTTCGCCGACCGGGGGCGCTGGGTCGGCGACCCCGCCTTCGAGGACGTACCGACGAAGGAGCTGCTGTCCCAGCGGTACGCCGACTCGCGGGCCTGCCTCATCAAGGACGACGCGGTGCTGACCAGCCCCGTCGCCCCCGGCGACCCCCGCCACCCGGCCGCCTGCGACGCGCGCGGCACGGCGGCCCCCACCACCTACGAGGGCGACAGCACCACCCATCTCACCGTGGCCGACCAGTGGGGCAACGTCGTCTCCTACACGCTGACCATCGAGCAGACCGGCGGCAGCGGCATCACGGTGCCCAAACGCGGTTTCCTGCTCAACAACGAGCTGACCGACTTCTCCTTCACCCCGGCCAGCCCCGCCGTCCACGACCCGAACCTGCCCGGCCCGGGCAAGCGGCCCCGGTCGTCCATGTCCCCGACGATCGTCCTGGACCGGCACGGAAAGCCGGTCGTCGCGGTCGGATCGCCCGGCGGCGCGACCATCATCACCACCGTGCTGCAGACGCTCACCGGCTTCCTTGACCGGGGGCTGCCGCTCGTCGACGCGATCGCCGCGCCGCGCGCCAGCCAGCGCAACGCGGCCACCACCGAACTCGAACCGGGCCTGTACGACAGCCCGTTGCGGGCGCGTCTGGAGGCGATCGGGCACGGCTTCCGGCTCAACCCGGAGATCGGCGCCGCCACCGGCGTACAGCGGCTGCCGGACGGCCGGTGGCTGGCCGCCGCCGAGAAGGTCCGGCGCGGCGGGGGCTCCGCGATGGTGGTGCGTCCGGCGCGCTGA
- a CDS encoding helix-turn-helix domain-containing protein: MVRTPLTPEERERGERLGRLLREARGGRSMPEVAARAGVSAETLRKIETGRAPTPAFFTVAALASALGLSMDELIGRCAQEDGAGAEAAA, translated from the coding sequence ATGGTGCGCACCCCCCTGACCCCCGAAGAGCGCGAACGTGGCGAGCGGCTCGGCCGATTGCTGCGCGAGGCGCGCGGCGGCCGGAGCATGCCGGAGGTCGCGGCGCGCGCCGGCGTCTCGGCCGAGACCCTGCGGAAGATCGAGACGGGACGCGCCCCCACCCCCGCCTTCTTCACCGTGGCCGCGCTGGCGTCCGCCCTCGGGCTCTCCATGGACGAGCTGATCGGCCGGTGCGCACAGGAGGACGGCGCCGGCGCCGAGGCCGCCGCCTGA
- the map gene encoding type I methionyl aminopeptidase: MVELKTDTSIEAMRVTGQVVGRALTAVREAADVGVSLLELDEVARGVLREAGATSPFLGYRPSFAPVPFPAVVCASVNDAIVHGIPDGYRLRDGDLVSIDCGAQLGGWAGDSAISFIVGTPRPADIRLIETVERALAAGIEAAVVGNRIGDIAHAIGSVCRSAGYGVPDGFGGHGIGRRMHEDPGVPNEGRPGRGMRLRHGLVLAIEPMVTASGQDGYHAAPDGWTLRTNDGSRAAHAEHTVAITDDGPRILTAR; encoded by the coding sequence ATGGTGGAACTGAAGACGGACACGTCGATCGAAGCGATGCGGGTGACGGGACAGGTGGTGGGCCGCGCCCTCACCGCGGTGCGCGAGGCCGCCGACGTGGGCGTGTCCCTGCTGGAACTGGACGAGGTGGCCCGCGGGGTGCTGCGCGAGGCGGGCGCGACCTCGCCCTTCCTGGGGTACCGCCCCTCCTTCGCCCCCGTGCCCTTCCCCGCGGTCGTCTGCGCCTCGGTCAACGACGCGATCGTGCACGGCATCCCGGACGGCTACCGGCTGCGCGACGGCGACCTGGTCTCCATCGACTGCGGCGCCCAGCTGGGCGGCTGGGCGGGCGACTCGGCCATCAGCTTCATCGTCGGCACCCCGCGCCCGGCCGACATCCGGCTGATCGAGACGGTGGAGCGGGCGCTGGCGGCGGGCATCGAGGCGGCCGTCGTCGGCAACCGCATCGGCGACATCGCGCACGCCATCGGCTCGGTCTGCCGCTCGGCCGGGTACGGCGTCCCGGACGGCTTCGGCGGGCACGGCATCGGCCGCCGGATGCACGAGGACCCGGGCGTGCCGAACGAGGGCCGGCCGGGCCGGGGCATGCGGCTGCGGCACGGACTGGTCCTCGCCATCGAGCCGATGGTCACCGCGAGCGGCCAGGACGGCTATCACGCGGCCCCCGACGGCTGGACCCTGCGCACGAACGACGGGTCCCGCGCCGCTCACGCGGAGCACACCGTCGCGATCACCGACGACGGCCCGCGCATCCTCACGGCACGCTGA